The proteins below come from a single Deinococcus radiotolerans genomic window:
- a CDS encoding KGG domain-containing protein: protein MTKEKDGNHQRSERGFAGMDPARRREIASQGGRAAHASGHAHQFTSEEAREAGRKGGRAPRKTGTAASRTTEAQQQGHRAGD, encoded by the coding sequence GTGACCAAAGAAAAGGATGGAAATCACCAGAGGAGCGAGCGGGGTTTTGCGGGCATGGATCCAGCACGTCGACGAGAGATTGCTTCCCAGGGTGGCCGGGCTGCACATGCCAGCGGCCACGCCCACCAGTTCACGAGTGAAGAGGCCCGCGAAGCAGGCCGGAAGGGAGGACGCGCACCCCGCAAGACAGGAACGGCTGCCTCACGGACGACGGAGGCACAGCAGCAAGGCCACCGAGCTGGAGACTAA
- a CDS encoding MetQ/NlpA family ABC transporter substrate-binding protein: MRTPLLLSALLLTTTAAAGTLRVGASPVPHADILNFVKPILARQGVTLIIREFNDYVQPNLALADGSIDVNFFQHAPYLSAFQKDRPLGLVAGATVHVEPMGLYSRRVKTLRELKTGATIAIPNDPSNSGRALKLLERAGLIRLKAGAGTTATVLDINSNVKRLKFRELDAAQLPRTLADVDAAIINTNYALDAGLNPLKDALTLEGASSPYANLLAVKPAMLKNPDYLKLVAALRSPATRTFILNTYKGAVVPAF, translated from the coding sequence ATGCGTACCCCACTGCTTCTGTCCGCCCTGCTGCTCACCACGACCGCTGCTGCCGGCACCCTCCGGGTTGGTGCCAGCCCCGTCCCTCACGCGGACATCCTCAACTTCGTCAAGCCGATCCTGGCCAGGCAGGGCGTCACGCTGATCATCCGCGAATTCAACGACTACGTGCAGCCAAACCTGGCCCTCGCCGATGGCAGCATTGACGTGAATTTCTTCCAGCACGCTCCCTACCTGAGCGCGTTCCAGAAAGACCGCCCCCTGGGCCTCGTGGCGGGCGCGACCGTGCACGTCGAACCCATGGGTCTGTACTCCCGCCGCGTGAAGACCCTGCGGGAGCTGAAGACGGGCGCGACCATCGCCATCCCAAACGACCCCAGCAACAGTGGCCGCGCCCTGAAACTACTGGAACGCGCCGGTCTGATCCGCCTCAAGGCAGGCGCGGGCACGACAGCCACCGTCCTGGACATCAACAGCAACGTCAAACGCCTGAAGTTCCGCGAGCTGGACGCCGCGCAGCTTCCCCGCACGCTGGCGGACGTGGACGCCGCCATCATCAACACCAACTACGCGCTGGACGCCGGACTCAACCCACTCAAAGACGCCCTGACGCTGGAAGGCGCCAGCAGTCCCTACGCGAACCTGCTGGCCGTCAAACCCGCCATGCTGAAAAACCCCGACTACCTGAAGCTCGTGGCCGCGCTGCGCAGCCCCGCCACCCGCACCTTCATCCTGAACACCTACAAGGGAGCCGTCGTTCCCGCCTTCTGA
- a CDS encoding methionine ABC transporter permease — translation MTGDALWPLLWQGTLDTLWMVVPSALAAQVLGTVLGVLLTLTRPGGLHPRRPLFRLLDAAVNVGRSLPFIILLVLLIPFTRLLTGTSIGSTAAIVPLTVAAIPFVARLVDGALKDVPSGVVDAARAMGASTAQTVFKVLLPEARPALIHAFTVMVVSLIGFSAMAGAIGGGGLGDLAIRYGYQRFDTAVLLSTVAALLLLVQGTQWAGDRAAARSDHR, via the coding sequence ATGACGGGGGACGCCCTGTGGCCCCTGTTGTGGCAGGGGACGCTGGACACCCTGTGGATGGTCGTGCCGTCCGCACTGGCCGCGCAGGTACTCGGTACGGTCCTGGGGGTGCTGCTCACCCTGACCCGGCCTGGTGGCCTGCACCCGCGGCGCCCACTATTCCGCCTGCTTGACGCGGCAGTCAACGTCGGCCGCAGCCTGCCGTTCATTATTCTGCTGGTGCTCCTGATTCCCTTTACCCGCCTGTTGACCGGCACCAGCATTGGTTCCACCGCGGCCATCGTCCCGCTGACCGTCGCGGCCATCCCTTTTGTGGCCCGGCTGGTGGACGGCGCCCTGAAGGACGTCCCGAGCGGCGTGGTGGACGCGGCGCGTGCCATGGGCGCGAGCACCGCCCAGACCGTCTTCAAGGTCCTGCTTCCCGAGGCGCGGCCCGCCCTGATTCACGCGTTCACGGTAATGGTCGTCAGCCTCATCGGCTTCAGCGCCATGGCCGGCGCGATTGGCGGCGGCGGCCTGGGCGACCTCGCCATCCGGTACGGCTACCAGCGCTTCGACACGGCCGTGCTGCTCAGCACGGTCGCCGCGCTCCTGCTGCTCGTGCAGGGCACGCAGTGGGCGGGCGACCGCGCCGCGGCCCGCAGCGACCACCGCTGA
- a CDS encoding methionine ABC transporter ATP-binding protein, with the protein MPDPHTPDVLAFQNVYKTYPRQPRPALDNLTLRVPRGSRMGIIGRSGAGKSTLVRLLSGLDTPDTGELRVRGEVLGPATRAGHQARTGLVFQQFNLLAQRTVLRNVTLPLELRGVPRARRDALAQEHLRLVGLSEYADRYPAQLSGGQKQRVGIARALVTEPDLLLADEATSALDPETSAGILTLLLDLQRERDLTLVIVTHQLEVVRAVTTHVAVLEGGQLVEAGATAEVLRDPQHAATRALLDAHRPQVTLLAGETLRRVTLPDLNAGTLATLARAGARIVQAEPHPQGVDVWLAAPAMVSAQWPGAVPA; encoded by the coding sequence GTGCCTGACCCGCACACTCCGGACGTCCTGGCCTTCCAGAACGTCTATAAAACCTACCCTCGCCAGCCTCGCCCGGCCCTGGACAACCTGACGCTGCGCGTCCCACGCGGCAGCCGCATGGGCATCATTGGCCGCAGTGGCGCTGGCAAGAGCACCCTGGTGCGCCTCCTCAGCGGCCTTGATACGCCCGACACCGGCGAACTTCGCGTGCGCGGTGAGGTCCTTGGCCCGGCCACGCGCGCCGGTCATCAGGCGCGCACCGGACTGGTGTTCCAGCAGTTCAATCTCCTCGCGCAGCGCACGGTGCTGCGCAACGTCACCCTGCCGCTGGAGCTGCGCGGTGTGCCCCGCGCCCGCCGTGACGCCCTGGCCCAGGAGCACCTGCGGCTCGTGGGCCTGAGCGAGTACGCGGACCGGTACCCCGCGCAGCTCAGCGGCGGGCAGAAGCAGCGGGTCGGGATCGCGCGCGCGCTGGTGACCGAACCGGACCTGCTGCTGGCTGACGAGGCCACCAGCGCCCTCGATCCGGAAACGAGCGCCGGTATTCTGACGCTCCTGCTGGATCTGCAGCGCGAGCGGGACCTCACGCTGGTGATCGTCACGCACCAGTTGGAGGTCGTGCGGGCCGTCACCACTCACGTGGCCGTACTGGAAGGCGGCCAGCTCGTCGAGGCTGGTGCGACGGCCGAGGTCCTGCGCGACCCGCAGCACGCCGCCACCCGCGCGCTGCTGGACGCTCACCGGCCGCAGGTGACGCTCCTGGCCGGCGAGACGCTGCGGCGCGTGACCCTGCCGGACCTGAATGCGGGCACATTGGCCACCCTGGCCCGGGCGGGTGCGCGCATTGTGCAGGCCGAGCCGCATCCGCAGGGCGTGGACGTCTGGCTCGCCGCGCCCGCAATGGTATCCGCGCAGTGGCCCGGGGCGGTGCCGGCATGA